Sequence from the Etheostoma spectabile isolate EspeVRDwgs_2016 unplaced genomic scaffold, UIUC_Espe_1.0 scaffold314, whole genome shotgun sequence genome:
gacacaacagggacaggaagtagtaaTTTTGGAGATTATgatgaactagtgtgtgttgtagcagtttTTTGACATtcagaacaagctagcatgctagtgctagcatgtgctacggttagccacctcgtctctagtgacgtagaaagccgtgcagatgttggacagctcacctggagactgaaggcagaggacattcagaaaccggatctcactctaAACACCAAGGATAGTCATAGTtacccaaatcccagaaaaggttttttttcataatatgggcactttataAGGTGCCTGTTGAGCCTGTATTAGGATGAAGTCTTGTATATGACTGTATTACAGATTGTATTCATGATTTTAGAATCACATTTCTGTATTTAGATTTTATGGTATATTTTGTTTAATCTGTGtaatgttgtgtgtctgtgtggttgttTTTCACTGCCTTTCTTTACTACGACACCCACGAATAGTAGGtgtcagaaaaaagaaaaaaagaaagagatagaATGGAGTAATTATATCCCAATGAGGCTTTGCTggttaaagaaataaatacataaacagtACCAGTCTGTGTGAACCTGTGACGTCTTCTCCTTCAGGTTACGGCCATGCAGCACCCAGCACCGACTCAGGGAAAGTCTTCTGCATGTTCTACGCCCTCCTGGGGATCCCCCTCACCCTGGTCATGTTCCAGAGCCTGGGTGAGCGGATCAACACGTTCGTCAGGTACCTGTTGCACCAAGCCAAGAAGTGCCTGGGAATGCGTCACACTGAGGTCTCCATGGCGAACATGGTGACGGTGGGCTTCTTCTCTTGCATGAGCACGCTGTGCGTGGGGGCCATGGCGTTCTCCCACTGCGAGGGGTGGAGCTTCCTCCACGCCTTTTACTACTGCTTCATCACGCTCACCACCATCGGGTTCGGAGACTACGTGGCTCTGCAGAGGGACGACGCGCTGCAGAACGACCCCCGCTACGTGGCCTTCTGCTTCGTCTACATTTTGACGGGCCTGACGGTGGTCGGAGCCTTCCTGAACCTGGTGGTGCTTCGCTTCCTGACCATGAACACCGAGGACGAGCGAAGGGACGCCAAGCAGAGGGCCCTGACGTCCGTCGGCAAGCCCAGAGGAGAGGTGGCTCGTCTGCTACCGATCTCAGCCTCGACCTCTTCCACACCTGTAGCAGACGACTCCACGAAGGCGAAAGATTTGAAAGGTGTCTACACGGAGGTGCTGCATTTCCAGACTATATGCTCCTGCTTGTGGTACAGGAGCAAGGAGAAGCTGCGGGGCTCCACACCCACCATGATCCCTCAGGAGCTCACCTTCTCGGACACCTACATGCAGCAGAACAGCAACTGTCCTCACTACATGGAGCCCGGATCCACAGGCTGCGTTTGCAGTCCACATCAGTGTTCGAGCATAAGCTCCATAACGTCGGGCCTACACATTCTCTCTCCATTCAGGGTGTTCAAGAGACGCAGCTCCGTCTAGCCTTTCAATACAGCAAATTTCAGTAGAGCCCAGTGCGTCTGTACAGCAAAAGATATGACTGCAGGTACAGAAGATGTATGTGGTGCTAGAATCCCAGTAAACAGTGGGACAcccaaaagggaaaaagcccatAAATACTGTAAACAGCAAAGTCTTACTCAAATATGTGTTTGAGAAAGTGCCGCGAGCAAGTTTTGACTTGAGGTCTTAACAGTAGGAAGTCATTTCGGTCCCTACACGCTGCAGTACATGAGGTGTAGAGTGTACACAACTCGTAGGTGACAGCAGAGCGGCAGAACAGGTTCACGCCGAGTCAGTTGAGCACCTGCACAATAATgtggaaagatggaaaaaaaacatgaacgcCTATTACACAACAGCTCTGCAGTAAATtcagattttgtgtttttggtaaTCTCAGAGCTGCTGATAAAACTCAGGGGTTACTGTACTTCTTAAAGTCGGTAGAGTTTTTTAGACGTTTTCCTTCATAGTATTTGTGACTGATGCAGCACCAATTCAGACTTTCTGGTTTCTTCTCGAGGCACGGTTGGTAAACTTGAAAAGCTAGCAAGATTTGAAAAGTAGCAGCTCCCCGGGGCTTCGACCCACACACAAAGATGCAATGACGCGCTTTGAGCTCAGGCTCGTACGCGGGAGGGGTGGAGTACGCACAGCTGGGCCAggaggcatttcattggttctttccaagcGGACCTGAAGGCAGCGATTGGTGGGCTACAGATGACGGCTCTCTCTCGCTTCTTTTTTCAGAGCCCATtagttatttattgctgttggggtgtaaagaccatttaaaaaatatattaaaaagtcTACATTGGAAATaattaccaaccctgcctttaagtTGCCTCCTGTTGCCCTAAAACcttatttaaacaaattgtgATTGTAAGAACTGCAATaaaattgacacacacacagttttattgCAGTTTCTCTGAATCCTCTGTTCTGTTTAACATTGTTAAACagctagcacacacacacacacacacacacacacacacacacacacacacacacacacacacacacactaactcaaCATGACTCATGTCCTATGTAGCTGCTTCTGTTATTAGGATTTCAGAGCTCTCTGCCCAAACTGCTGGTGCATCAGTCCCAAACGCTGCTGCATTATGTAACTGCACAAGTGGAAAAGTTCAAAAAACCACGATGACGTGTCCATAACACAGTAAAAACCACATTAACAAAGAAGTACGGCGATGAGTGAGTAGACACTCACTGGCACTGGAACATACTTCACTGGATTTGttaaaacactacaaacactctacattgctttaaaaatgacCATCAGGCTGAATCAACAACTCTGACAATCAACAGAACCTGGTCCTCTCTGTACTCTAGGGGGTTTCTGGGTTCCATTAGTGGCCAGTTGGCTCTGCTGGGCCCAGAAGTCAGTCCAGAGCAGGTCCTTATCTGTCTGATGGTGTTTCCAATGTGCTTCTATCAGTCCTTCAGGATCCAGAGTAGATACACACCAGTCACCCAGCTTCTTGTGAGGTCACgctgttaaaggaatagttcaacatttttggaAACTATGCTTCTTTGCCTCGCCCAATTGAGAAGATAAATACCACTTTTGTGTCTGTACGTTAAAGCTACAGATTAGAAGTTTGACCATAAATATGTAACGTGTTGGCTAGTTACTTGGAGCCaggcagctggttagcttagcttagcataaacaaTGGAAATTGTGTTAAACAGCTAGCATGGCTCTGTTCAAAGTTATTATTTACATGTTATCGTGTTCTTTTGGACAGATTTTTTCCCCTCTGGATAGAGCTAggctagcttgctagctttgCCCCcgttcagtctttatgctaagctaagctattCGGCGCCCATCTCAAGGTTCATAGTTAGCATACAGACATGATGATgtcaatcttcttatctaactcttagcaataaaacaaataagcatatttcccaaagaTCTataactattcctttaatataAACcacaaattgtcatttttttagatgttatttgtgtgtgtgctgataaaagataagataagatattgTAATTGGTGAGTTTGGAGGCGCTGGGAGGTATTTTGGGGCGTAAATCTACTACATTTCTCTTCATTTTGCTCTTTTGACCTGATGGACAATGAAGCTTCCCAAACTATCAAACAATACACATCAGCTATTCAGCCATGAAGTGTGCAGAGCTGTCTAAATCACATCTGGATCAAACTGTAGATGCAAACTATTTTTAGGAGCAGCAGATGGGAGGCGCTTTTCTGTGTTTGGACAATAGAAAACGACTCATGGTTGTCAATCACAGATAGTCATGTCACAATAGACAGTCTCTCtgattgataaaaaaaatccaccctCAGATACTATTCTTTGTATTTCTGGACCTATTTTTGGTGTTTAATGGTGCATTTTTTCTTACATCGTGTGAGAAGTAAAAGTCATGCATCCAAAATCTTTTATTGCCTGTGAAATACActgaaaatatcaaaagtaaTAGTAATCATTCTGCAGGGAAATGGTTCCTGTGagtgttatattattatgtGTAAAAATATGAGAATGTTATCACTAAAGCATTAGCGCATAAGCAGCATTTTGCTGTTGTAGCTGGTCCAGGTGGAGCTAGTTTGAACTACTTCACATACAGTACGGTAGTTTAGTCCAGCGGTTCCAACCATAAGGTCCGAGTCCCCTCAAAAGGGTCACAACATGCAGTAAATATGAGGGGAGATGATTAATGGGGcatggaaagaagaaaaaaacgtgcTAACAACTCATATACATCTCAAATGTGACAAAAGGCCTGAACTAGACTGCTTTTTGGCAAGGAGTCCCAAGCCTCTTTAGCAatgcattatattttataagCTTATGTTTTTATTGCAAAGTTTGTATCAGTAGACTATGGTCCTAGATAAATGTGATGGAGTACAACAAGTGCAACACTACAATACAGCCCTTTAAAATCTATTGGCGTTAAAGTGTTAATATAGCATAAGCTAGTAATGCTCACTGAGTATGAGCCAGGACTGTACTTAGTTacagtatttaaataaataagttaGATTCCTCCACTCCCCCCACCTGAAGAAACAATACACAAGTCGGTTTCCAATGACAGAAATGTGGGCCCTGGAAAATTAGTATGATTTTTGTTTAGGGATAACTCTTATATACATACATGGAACATCACAGATTGATGCTATTCTAAAATATCTGAAGGTGGATCTTTTCCTTTCGACTTTCCTCCGTTAAATAACACCGCACACAGTGGACATGAAAAGAAGTGCAATACCGTTTGACCCAGGTCTGGCGCCTTGAGAAAGGGATCTTGGACTGAACCTTACTGAAACACAAAAGTACTGTTTGCACATGATCACATGATGATGAATAATGATGCTTTACTGTATGCTTTTGACTTGCTTTTAACAATAAGGGACCCTGAAATCAACAgcctactgtatattttatgCAAGTACTGTATTAGTTTTAAAGTAGAATCATGTCATGTTGCACAGGCATCGACAGGTTTCTCTGTTTCTCGCTTGAAAAAGAAGATGCTTTTTAAAAGTACTacttgaacacacacagagtactTGAAAATTTtgaataatttttttctttttcttttaatcttaaCTTGCCAAGAGATGTATGCACAGTTGAGAATAGTCATTTGTCTGGTAAGTTCAAAACAATGTTGTACTATTCTGCTCAACTATAGAGAAGAACATCCATAGAAAACATTAAAACGTGgatattttattcaaaaacaGCCTCTTTTTGAGTTTGAATGTTGCTTTACTGGATCGGAAAATTTCTCTATACAGTGTATAATAATGATATCTCATTTTTACAGTATACCACAGTATAAGATGTAGTCAAGTGGTTTTACCATCTCCATGCTATTTCTAAATCCCGCTGTGCTGTGTGAGAAGAGCTTGCTGAATGTATAGAATCGAGCGTTCGGCCCAGATGGTGTCCCCCTGGGAATTCTGACTGAAATCCAGTTCCGGACAACCTACAGCAGGTTAGTCACGAGCCGAGTGTGCCGAGTATTGCGTGTATCATTATGTCACGGTTTGTagcagtacagtatgtacattcGTTCATCATGTGGTACATTGAGCAGGTGGTAGACAAAATAGCATTTTAATGAGGACACCAGAACACCACTACAGTTATACTGGGAGAATGTCTCATCATAACCAAATAATTCCATAAAAAATGTTCAATAACTTTCCTGGGAAGAACAATGtcatttggttaaaaatataGAGGAAATGAAAACTGGTTCAAGTTTGTCTACAAGCAAACATAATTCAACATACATTAAGACTCAATTAATTGAGCTGTTATGTGTGTTTCCAGTGCTTTACAAGGCAGTTATGTTTACTTGAATACCAACTGACAAAATCTATAAGCTCTTAAATCTTTTGTCTTAAATTACAATTTTAGAGGTACAAAGAGGCAAGACATTGGTAGATTGAAGGATATTGCCCTTTAATTGTAATTGTGGTTCTGGTATTTTGGTATCACCCCTGTATAATGTACAACCTTCCATTTTTTTACGCTGGCTATGCTTGGCTTTTTTTGCCCTGTAAGTATTATTTCTGTGTGATATTGTTTGGACATCACACGTCCagttgtttctgtttctgtgtggagtCCTGATGCTACCTTACTTGGTCACTCCAAAAgattaaaatactgtatgtagagaTTATGCATTGTAACAGGAGGTCCCCAACATCTTGGCTTACAGCCAAAGAATGATTTGTGTACCTTGCACATTGAATCATTTTAGACGCCTAAAGTTGTAAAATCATGATTATATTACCATGATAGGAAATCAGAAAGAaatttgcatacagtatatatctgcAATCCCAGTTTATGTTGACTTCTTCAGAATAAAATTCtaacctttcttttctttcttttaatcatCATGCAACCCCTCAGATGTGCTGTATAGACATGTTGTGGGGGACCTGATCcccaggttgggaaccactaTGACTCCATAACATAAATGAGTGAGAGGGATGAGCATCAATAGAGTGAATGGAGCTATACATTTATAACCACAAATTAAAGTGGTGTATGCACCAAGAATAGAATTATAACATCCATGAGAGTAGAGCCATTAGGACTGTCTCTCCTGTTTGCTTGCCACTGCAACATCAAACCAGCTTGTAAGGCCTGGCCTTGTGCCTGTGAATCTGCCTTCTGCCATTAGATGTGCACAGAAAAGGAACAGAAGGGGTATCCATTTGACAAATCCCTGTATTGACCCCCTGTAGCTGGAGCATCTGCTGTTTTCTACTTTGGCCATAGACCGGAGTATCTATGTCAAAGACAGAAATAGTTAGTGAGAAGGTCAGCGATGGTATTATGTTACTTTTAGAAAAAATCGGTGCAGGTTAAATCCCAAAGATGTCTGTCACATATTTATGTCATTGTGTGAGTTAAAgtgtacttgtgtgtttgtaatgtgtCATTAGTAGTTTGACTAAATAAAGCAGCGAGAGCAGGTCTAACGGTTATTGGTAATGTTGACAGCTCTGATTGTCAATGAGCCATTTCTTCAACTGGATCTGgatatgtatttattatcatAACCAAGGATAAATGCAAAATGTTGATCATataaaaacactacaaaagtccctttatgaaatgaaatgataatgacgtgtaaacaataaataaataaataaaaagtttctGTGACGGGGTAACAGGTGCCTaggatattaaacctgtttcTCTGAACCTGAATTGTTGCcctctgtcactaacagacacATTCACAAACTCTAACTTGAAGCActtaaattgattaaaaaaatgatttaaagttTTGAAGGGGGCTAAGATAAAATTTGGGGGGGATTAAGCCCCCTAAAAAGGGACTAAAATTGCCACTGAGCACAGCAGAGACATCATTTTTGTGTTAGTGTGACGTCATAGTGTGTAgatctacagtccctgacaaaagtcttgtcgcttgtgtacaaattgacttGAAGATGCCAGAAAATAAGTTCTAATCAAGATTATTACAAGAAAAGGCTCATTTAATCCAACCGCTTTGTAAAATGTTCAGTGcaaacgaaactgtcaaaagtttctaatattcacagcttggtaagcccattgagtcaatttttgcaaagacataagtgttgtcgccttgtcatatgagcttcacctgggactaataatggatcaatctggtcaggtgtgtataaaaacaaccccagtacacctagaccttcacatcaactgaaCGACCTCTgccaaacatgcctaagattccccctgagactaaagtttggattatcaagaggcgaagaccagatccactgctgatgtggcagacaccttcaatgtgtctcagcgtcaagtacagaggattaaaaaacatttgaagacaatggagatgttttgacaagcccaggtcaggcagacccgcaagacaactgtcagaggaccgtttgttgctCGAAAgtcaaggccagcccatttctATGCAGCAGAGCCCCACgaacctggtcccctgaagtcccctGTGTCAcaagaacggtttgtcggatctGTTCGAAATGGCCTCCAGGTCGTATCGTGtgcagaagccagcactaaacaaaagacaattaaaaaaccgtgtggcatgtgccaaggccacagcctgctaaaaggatggacgctggagaagtggagaaaagtggatttttcagagaATTTCTGTGAATTACACATagtcgccgcaaatattgcaggagacacTGGAGCCGCCtaggatccaagattcaccccagaaaacagtgaagtttggtgggcGGAAAATcggtctggggtaacatccatatgggggtgtgcgagagatctgcagggtggaggaCAACATCAACAGTCTCAAAAACCAAGAAACCTTAGCtactcttatattcccaacatataaagaggccaaattctgcagcaggatggctccatcgcatacttccatccaCTTCAAggtcctcaaggcgaagaagacaGATGGTCAGGATCGGCCgtccagtcaccagacatgaacatcattgagcatatgtgaggtaggatgaaagaggaagcatggaagaccaaaccaaagatattGATGAACTGCGGtggcagcaagactgctttcctagcatTCCTGATGACTCATCAACACATGgtctgaatccttgccaaaccgcatgggtgCACCTTCGATCATGGAAGCTACAAGATATTACATGGATCTCCAGCacacactatttaatttgctgacaattttagtatttgtagtaaatgttGTTCAATTTCTGGATAGGCAACAAgactttgtcttgccaaaatttgaccttctGTCtgtttaataaatcttttttagtgaaactaactTATTTCAGTGCCTTGAACACATGGGGGTTTgcttcatatgagctatttttacaccaaaattaaaaaagtcaggttaatagcagggtGTCTTGAccaatagataagcgacaagactttgtgTCAGGGACGTATAGAGAGCTGAAGTCAAATCCCTTCCGGTGGACCTCATGGGACCTAATTAATAATTGGCcttccccatttttttttttccaaataaggTCCCGTGGACTCAATTAGAAGGGCGGTGATTGGCTGTCAATGGGGAATGTCCTTAGCTCGTTTACATCCACATTTGTTAATCAAAGGAGGttgatatcaaatgaaaaatgctttatggaaacagtaaagtTTGATTGAATtttgactcaaaggaaatacgtccatcagattttatcttgatcgatatacggcttatgcgataaacgctgttggaaacgttatttgctgaataaataatgaattgcgattaagttttaggtcattttctGGTTGCAACCCGTCACAAAATAAAGaggttttagttcatttccgccCAATATTTCCACTCTGTTGGCACATGTGGcaggtgtcaacaaagacagatggaagtggacgaacCAAGAAACAAgaggcttttttaatttattttactagCAAAATATAACGNNNNNNNNNNgacttttgtcagggactgtatagaGAGCTGAAGTCAAATCCCTTCCGGTGGACCTCATGGGACCTTAATTAATAATTTGCCTCTCcccatttatatattttttccaaatTAAGGTCCCGTGGACCGCAAGTAGAAGGGCGTGACTTTGGCTCTCTATTGGGGAATGTCTGTAGCTCTGTTTCAATCCACATGTTGTTAATCCAAATTAggtgatatcaaatgaaaaatgctttatggaaacagtaaagtTTGATTGAATTTNNNNNNNNNNNNNNNNNNNNNNNNNNNNNNNNNNNNNNNNNNNNNNNNNNNNNNNNNNNNNNNNNNNNNNNNNNNNNNNNNNNNNNNNNNNNNNNNNNNNNNNNNNNNNNNNNNNNNNNNNNNNNNNNNNNNNNNNNNNNNNNNNNNNNNNNNNNNNNNNNNNNNNNNNNNNNNNNNNNNNNNNNNNNNNNNNNNNNNNNNNNNNNNNNNNNNNNNNNNNNNNNNNNNNNNNNNNNNNNNNNNNNNNNNNNNNNNNNNNNNNNNNNNNNNNNNNNNNNNNNNNNNTTATTTTACTAGCAAAATATAACGCCAATTTAAGATGGCAAAAATCTAAGAAATGCCAACCAAAGAGTTTCTGTGAAGTGTCTCTGAACCACGATGTCCCAGAACCATCTGGAGCGCTGTCGATCCCACACCACAGGCATTTGCttgcatctgcatcgtcatagcgatgtgttgatagcgtcgttgttttcttatcatagcttgatatgttgctatcagctggcacataagcactaNNNNNNNNNNtgcaatattgatcatgtgttggtagacggcgcgatccattttgtctagaaaccCTTTGTTTGCAAaggtttgcttgaatgttgtgcgattcagtgtgaaaatgaatgCAAACCCCTTAAAATGTTTCATATCAATTCGGCTTGCAAATTTGGCTGCAAAATAGCATGTGACGTCATAaggcacaggtttttattcacttAAAAAACGTTAGGTTTTttttcgcatgagtttttttttttttacctaacttcagataattcgattgataagtggatggaaactcAGTGTGTGAGGGAATCCCAGCcctgttgtcattttttcagtATTTCGAGTAAGGCCCCTTTAAGTTTTCCTAGTCTGAGTTTAGTCCTGTTTAGTTGACCTCTTTTAAAGGTCCAGACATGTGGTtcaatattttgtaaataagttaattcattttttggttgaataagaaaaagaagaagcaaaaagTGCGCTGGGTAGCCTGTCAAACCGAAGTGAAGAGGCGAGTTGCTGCGGATCGAGGGTCAGTGAACGTCACACGTGAAGGCTCCGTTCACTTTAACGAAAGTTCAATGTCCAAGAAACTGCGCGAGGGTCCAACATGGAGCTGAAAGAGCTGAAAGAGCTGGCTGTGAACGCGGTAGCCCAGAATAAGAAAGCCGCTCTCGTGGTCGGCGGAGCCGGCCTGGCTCTCCTGGGATTCGGGCTCGGATATAAATACCTGCGGAAGCCAGAAAAAGTTGTCCGCGTAGGCGTAGTGTCGCAGCTCCTCATCCACCCTCTCAAGTCTGGCAAAGCGGTGTCGGTGGCGCTGGCAGAGTGCCAGAAATCCGGATTGAAGTTTGGAGAACTGCAGGATCGGtgaatacaaaacacacacacacacacacacacacacacacacacacacacacacacacacacacacacacacacacacacacacacggtgattAACGGCACTGAGCAATGGTTGAAAGTGCACTCACTTAGTTACTGTACATTTCTGAGGTATACAGTTGTTCtaagagggaaatattgtactttttacacgACAACTATTGTTGACACTTGTTAGGTTACTTTTTGGTAACACTCAGGGTTAAAGTGGGGTTAGTCAGGTGGAAAACCCCTAAGATCAGAGGGGTGTTATCAGTATATCTCTTTAATTCTGATGAGAGTGACAAacagatggcaaaagtactcacttcccatactcaagtagaagtacagatacttgtgttaaaaaatactctggtaaaagtagaagaaCTGATGTAacttttttactcaagtaaaagtaactaagtagaggcttggaaatttacttaaagtataaaagtagccttatgaatgctAAAGCNNNNNNNNNNctggaccagacagatgttactagagtaCATGCTGAGACACTACAGTGGAcgtggagaaaagactctttatcctttattctttatatgtccttggctacattttaaatggtgtCTGCCAaaaggcctaaaacatcccatatatgattatgattattgtgacagagcctgggactccaggttaataagattctcactgagcagcaagatattaatttattttgattttgtgagaattcaccgatccagtttctcttttttaatcttccactTGACATTTgaatgaatctacatgtatgtgtgtgcgctcaAATttggcttctggaaataaaataaaggattaaaatatgaatgactaaactgacattaatgaagaagttcNNNNNNNNNNacattggccaggagtccttcttgatgcctactgtctcaaacatctctctcagataaggtcgaggatgatgggaatgcctctgctgaatctctgggatctcatGTCgcctccatactactatgtgctaacgttagcgccatcaagctgcACTAATTTGctgcaaatgaatgcagaatgccacaaaatctgttgagttgtcttagtggtgcgtcaagttCAACATACAATATATTCCCATACAATCCCATccatttgaaacttgttagtgaggagtagattaggactggatttaaagctgattctggtttccaactccaccctatgtgtgtctgttaaaacacggacggagacaacttctctctgttgatgctttattacaacgaagcaacgtgcaacctagctaacggGTGGAGAACACAACAAcgtcactagctaacttactttaaatgtgccagaactacagaccaatacaacaacaggcttataTGAACTGTCAACATAatttatatgacttacagttctcaaagacgcacacacacgatCTCAACTGGTAATCCTCCGGGCAGctagtctttttcttttctctcagttttttaaaatgtaaggagtagaaagtaccNNNNNNNNNNgttaaaatgtaaggagtaaaagcaAAAATTCGCCACAAAAAacatagtaaagtaaaaatattagaaaaaacaATTGAGTAGCCTACAGTAATGAAGTTTTTGTACCTTGTCATTTGCCTTCTCTTAAACTGAGAGTTTTGCACGATTTTC
This genomic interval carries:
- the kcnk3b gene encoding potassium channel subfamily K member 3; this translates as MKRQNARTLALIISILTYLVVGAAVFETLESKQEKSHKRRLDARKYELMRKYNLTKENFEEMEHVVLQLKPHKAGIQWKFSGSFYFAITVITTIGYGHAAPSTDSGKVFCMFYALLGIPLTLVMFQSLGERINTFVRYLLHQAKKCLGMRHTEVSMANMVTVGFFSCMSTLCVGAMAFSHCEGWSFLHAFYYCFITLTTIGFGDYVALQRDDALQNDPRYVAFCFVYILTGLTVVGAFLNLVVLRFLTMNTEDERRDAKQRALTSVGKPRGEVARLLPISASTSSTPVADDSTKAKDLKGVYTEVLHFQTICSCLWYRSKEKLRGSTPTMIPQELTFSDTYMQQNSNCPHYMEPGSTGCVCSPHQCSSISSITSGLHILSPFRVFKRRSSV